A single Oceanimonas doudoroffii DNA region contains:
- a CDS encoding Na(+)-translocating NADH-quinone reductase subunit A, with product MITIKKGLDLPIAGAPEQVIYDGPAIKRVATLGEEYVGMRPTMHVKVEDRVKKGQVIFEDKKNPGVKFTAPAAGTVVEINRGAKRVLQSVVIAVDDSEEQITFKSYGSAELAKLERETVQEQLVESGMWTALRTRPYSKVPALGSTPRSIFVTAMDTNPLCANAELVIKENAQAFTDGLQVLSRLTDGQVHVCKGEGSLPQATAGNVKEHVFGGVHPAGLPGTHIHFIDPVVPGKVVWYINYQDVIAFGKLFTTGEICTDRVVALGGPVVNKPRLLRTRLGASLDELTAGELQDGENRVISGSVLSGNTANGPHAYLGRYHLQVSVLKEGREKEFMGWLAPGSNKFSVTRAYLGHLAKGKLFDLTTTTNGSARAMVPIGNYERIMPLDILPTLLLRDLLSGDTDSAQSLGCLELDEEDLALCTYVCPGKYDYGQVLRQCLTKIELEG from the coding sequence ATGATTACAATTAAAAAAGGACTGGACCTCCCAATTGCCGGGGCACCAGAGCAAGTAATCTACGATGGTCCTGCCATCAAGCGCGTTGCTACGCTGGGCGAGGAGTATGTGGGTATGCGCCCTACCATGCACGTCAAGGTAGAGGATCGCGTCAAGAAAGGTCAGGTTATCTTCGAAGACAAGAAGAATCCTGGCGTCAAGTTCACAGCTCCCGCCGCCGGTACAGTGGTTGAAATTAACCGTGGCGCCAAACGTGTGCTGCAATCCGTTGTTATTGCCGTTGATGACAGCGAAGAGCAGATTACTTTCAAAAGCTACGGCTCTGCCGAACTGGCCAAACTGGAACGTGAAACCGTGCAGGAGCAGCTGGTTGAATCCGGCATGTGGACCGCCCTGCGCACCCGCCCCTACAGCAAGGTGCCGGCGCTGGGTTCCACTCCGCGCTCCATCTTCGTTACCGCCATGGACACCAACCCGCTTTGCGCCAATGCCGAGCTGGTGATTAAGGAAAACGCCCAGGCGTTTACCGACGGCCTGCAGGTGCTGAGCCGCCTGACCGACGGCCAGGTGCACGTGTGCAAGGGCGAAGGCAGCCTGCCTCAGGCTACCGCCGGTAACGTCAAGGAACATGTGTTCGGTGGCGTACATCCGGCCGGTCTGCCCGGCACCCACATTCACTTCATCGACCCGGTCGTGCCTGGCAAGGTGGTCTGGTACATCAACTACCAGGACGTTATCGCCTTCGGCAAGCTGTTCACCACCGGTGAAATCTGCACCGATCGCGTGGTGGCCCTGGGCGGACCCGTGGTCAACAAGCCGCGTCTGCTGCGCACCCGCCTCGGCGCCTCTCTGGATGAGCTGACCGCAGGCGAGCTGCAGGACGGTGAAAACCGTGTGATTTCCGGTTCGGTACTGTCCGGCAATACCGCCAATGGTCCTCACGCCTACCTGGGTCGCTACCACCTGCAGGTCTCCGTGCTGAAGGAAGGCCGCGAGAAGGAATTCATGGGCTGGCTGGCCCCGGGTTCCAACAAGTTTTCGGTCACCCGTGCCTACCTGGGCCACCTGGCCAAGGGCAAGCTGTTTGACCTGACCACCACCACCAACGGCTCTGCCCGTGCCATGGTGCCAATCGGTAACTACGAGCGCATCATGCCGCTGGACATTCTGCCGACCCTGCTGCTGCGTGATCTGCTGTCCGGCGACACCGACAGCGCCCAGAGCCTGGGCTGCCTGGAGCTGGATGAAGAAGATCTGGCGCTGTGCACCTATGTGTGCCCGGGCAAGTACGATTACGGCCAGGTGCTGCGTCAGTGTCTGACCAAGATTGAGCTAGAGGGCTAA
- a CDS encoding BolA family protein, which yields MSMQSTIEHKVKEALTPEHLEVINESYMHSVAPGSETHFKLVVVSQAFEGQRLLARHRTLNGLLADELAGGVHALALHTLTPAEWRERGAVPASPNCMGKGGASA from the coding sequence ATGTCGATGCAAAGCACCATAGAGCACAAGGTCAAGGAGGCACTGACGCCCGAGCACCTGGAGGTGATTAACGAAAGTTACATGCACAGCGTTGCGCCGGGCTCGGAAACCCATTTCAAGCTGGTGGTGGTGAGCCAGGCTTTTGAAGGCCAGCGCCTGCTGGCCCGTCACCGCACCCTCAACGGCCTGCTGGCCGACGAGCTGGCCGGCGGCGTGCATGCCCTGGCGCTGCACACCCTGACCCCGGCCGAATGGCGGGAGCGGGGAGCGGTGCCTGCCAGCCCCAACTGCATGGGCAAGGGCGGCGCGTCGGCCTGA
- a CDS encoding alpha-ketoglutarate-dependent dioxygenase AlkB family protein: MQLWPEPEWLTLNQGRLLWWPDAFAAEADAWLAKLSRDIPWQQHRLTMFGREVHEPRLSCWMGDWPYRYSGRERRPEPWHPLVQDIARRLEVICAQPFDGVLINLYRDGYDSMGWHADDEPELGRNPMIASVSLGERRRFMLRHDGGERRELWLEHGSLLVMAGEMQHHWRHALPRMTRAGGQRINLTFRRLATPE, encoded by the coding sequence ATGCAGCTATGGCCCGAGCCCGAGTGGCTCACGCTCAACCAGGGGCGCCTGTTGTGGTGGCCCGACGCCTTTGCCGCCGAGGCGGATGCCTGGCTGGCGAAGTTAAGTCGGGACATTCCTTGGCAACAGCACCGGCTGACGATGTTTGGCCGGGAAGTGCACGAGCCCAGATTGTCGTGCTGGATGGGGGACTGGCCTTACCGCTACTCCGGCCGGGAGCGCCGGCCCGAGCCCTGGCACCCGCTGGTGCAAGACATTGCCCGGCGGCTTGAGGTTATCTGCGCTCAGCCCTTTGACGGCGTGCTGATCAATCTTTACCGCGACGGTTACGACAGCATGGGCTGGCATGCCGACGATGAGCCCGAACTCGGGCGCAACCCCATGATTGCTTCGGTCAGCCTGGGCGAACGCCGGCGTTTCATGCTGCGCCATGATGGCGGCGAGCGGCGCGAGCTATGGCTGGAGCACGGCAGCCTGCTGGTGATGGCGGGAGAAATGCAGCATCATTGGCGCCACGCCCTGCCCAGAATGACCCGGGCCGGGGGCCAACGAATCAACCTGACTTTTCGCAGGCTGGCCACACCGGAGTGA
- a CDS encoding methyltransferase, which yields MNHHFPLPEGGELELHRYPRQARHGLQAWEAADEYIMNELATLDWDRHAPLVILNDGFGALTLGLHSHRPYTLTDSRIAELALAANAADNGIEPGWRALNSLEELPGTPGLVLMKLPKTNAMLEYQLAAISRVAGPNTQIVAGAKAKDVHTSTLKLFEQMLGPTRTSLAWKKARLIFAERDMNIAPMAAPAPLSWPLEGTHFTLHNHAGVFSRASLDIGARFMLEHLPANRPGRVIDLGCGNGVLGLMTLARNPQATVTFVDESHMAVESARLNVERNLPEAMERARFVVNNCLDGMGPDSADLVLCNPPFHQQQAITDHIAWQMMTDARRVLRRGGELLLVGNRHLDYHQKLKRLFGNQRVVASNRKFVILRAIHTA from the coding sequence ATGAATCATCACTTTCCCCTGCCCGAAGGCGGCGAGCTCGAGCTGCACCGCTATCCGCGCCAGGCCCGTCACGGCCTGCAGGCCTGGGAGGCGGCCGACGAATATATCATGAACGAGCTGGCCACCCTGGACTGGGACCGGCATGCGCCCTTGGTGATTCTAAACGACGGCTTTGGCGCCCTCACACTGGGCTTGCATTCGCACCGGCCTTATACCCTGACCGACTCGCGCATTGCCGAGCTGGCCCTGGCCGCCAACGCCGCCGACAACGGGATCGAGCCCGGCTGGCGTGCGCTCAACAGCCTGGAAGAGTTGCCCGGAACTCCCGGCCTGGTGCTGATGAAGCTGCCCAAGACCAACGCCATGCTCGAGTACCAGCTCGCCGCCATCAGCCGGGTGGCCGGGCCGAATACTCAAATCGTGGCCGGCGCCAAGGCCAAGGACGTGCACACTTCCACCCTGAAACTGTTTGAGCAGATGCTTGGCCCCACCCGTACCAGCCTGGCCTGGAAAAAGGCCCGGCTGATCTTTGCCGAGCGAGATATGAATATCGCTCCCATGGCCGCCCCCGCGCCGCTGTCCTGGCCGCTGGAAGGCACCCATTTCACCCTTCATAACCACGCCGGCGTGTTCTCTCGTGCCAGCCTGGATATTGGCGCCCGCTTTATGCTGGAGCACCTGCCCGCCAACCGGCCGGGCAGAGTGATCGATCTGGGTTGCGGCAACGGCGTGCTGGGGTTGATGACCCTGGCCCGTAACCCGCAAGCCACGGTGACCTTTGTGGACGAATCGCATATGGCGGTGGAAAGTGCCCGCCTGAATGTGGAACGCAATTTGCCGGAGGCCATGGAGCGCGCCCGCTTTGTGGTCAATAACTGTCTCGACGGCATGGGCCCCGACAGCGCCGATCTGGTGCTGTGCAACCCGCCCTTTCACCAGCAGCAGGCCATTACCGATCATATTGCCTGGCAGATGATGACCGACGCCCGCCGAGTGCTGCGCCGGGGCGGCGAGCTGTTGCTGGTGGGCAACCGCCACCTGGACTACCACCAGAAGCTCAAACGGCTGTTCGGCAATCAGCGGGTAGTGGCATCCAACCGCAAATTCGTTATTCTGAGAGCCATTCATACCGCCTGA
- a CDS encoding YajG family lipoprotein, with translation MNCIKWLTAPLLALGLTACASYYPIAVDVNPAPAQVGGGVYRGQTLALSSADNRASDFIIQIEQKDKSPVVVGAANNLRLQMEQALAQGFSTQGAFIEQGANTRATLELQEVLSRVIRGHISYDVVQKVRVQLVLERDGRRVVKQYRRSAQQEFPGRLHPELAPVTEALNQQLSLMVQDILADRDVQSFINGN, from the coding sequence ATGAACTGCATCAAATGGTTGACCGCTCCCCTGCTGGCCCTGGGACTGACCGCCTGCGCCAGCTACTACCCCATTGCGGTGGACGTAAACCCGGCACCGGCCCAGGTGGGCGGCGGCGTGTACCGGGGCCAGACCCTGGCGCTGTCGAGCGCCGACAACCGGGCCAGCGATTTCATTATTCAGATTGAGCAGAAGGACAAGTCGCCGGTGGTGGTGGGTGCCGCCAACAACCTGCGGCTGCAGATGGAGCAGGCCCTGGCGCAGGGATTCAGCACGCAGGGCGCCTTTATCGAGCAGGGTGCCAACACCCGTGCCACCCTGGAGCTGCAGGAGGTGCTGTCCCGGGTCATTCGCGGCCACATCAGTTATGACGTGGTGCAGAAGGTGCGGGTACAGCTGGTGCTGGAGCGGGACGGCCGCCGCGTGGTCAAGCAGTATCGCCGCAGCGCCCAGCAGGAATTCCCCGGCCGCCTGCACCCCGAGCTGGCCCCGGTCACCGAGGCCCTCAACCAGCAGCTGAGCCTGATGGTGCAGGATATTCTCGCCGATCGTGACGTACAGAGCTTTATCAACGGTAACTAA
- a CDS encoding peptidylprolyl isomerase: MKKLLILLAGLFTATAALAAPRVELVTNMGTLEVELNEQAAPHTVANFLRYVDDGSYAGSLFHRLIPGFVVQGGGFNADFDRLPTYDPVQNESGNGLSNTTGTIAMARTQDPHSATRQFYINLGDNPSLDGGRRAGYTVFGRVVKGEEVLQRMAAVPTGMSLQLRARDVPEEPIVLEQVRRLSGS, from the coding sequence ATGAAAAAACTACTGATACTGCTGGCAGGCCTGTTCACCGCCACCGCCGCCCTGGCCGCCCCCCGCGTGGAGCTGGTCACCAATATGGGCACGCTGGAAGTGGAGCTCAATGAACAGGCTGCGCCCCACACCGTGGCCAACTTTCTGCGTTATGTGGACGACGGCAGCTATGCCGGCTCCCTGTTTCACCGGCTGATCCCGGGGTTTGTGGTGCAGGGCGGCGGCTTTAACGCCGACTTTGATCGCCTGCCCACCTATGATCCGGTGCAGAACGAGTCGGGCAACGGCCTGTCGAACACCACCGGCACCATTGCCATGGCCCGTACTCAGGACCCGCACAGTGCCACCCGCCAGTTCTATATCAACCTCGGCGACAACCCCTCGCTGGATGGCGGCCGCCGCGCCGGCTACACCGTATTTGGCCGCGTGGTCAAAGGGGAAGAGGTGCTGCAGCGTATGGCCGCCGTGCCCACCGGCATGAGCCTGCAACTGCGCGCCCGGGACGTACCGGAAGAGCCCATCGTGCTTGAGCAGGTTCGCCGCCTGAGCGGGAGCTAA
- a CDS encoding AmpG family muropeptide MFS transporter: MLARVLKWQQSLSLYTERRVLIMLALGFSSGLPLLLVFGTLSFWLREAGVSRTSIGFFSWVALAYGVKWLWSPLVDRLPLPLLSRWLGRRRGWMLFSQGIIMAALTGMALSDPTTDLAQLALFALAVAFASATQDIVIDAYRIESAPERLQGALAAAYMTGYRLAMILAGAGALAIAAWAGSDTGYNMTGWQTAYLAMAGCMLVGVITCLLLHEPDVDLGAQQRSQQEHRARLVTAGWPGWLAGLMAFGKSAVVAPFADFIGRFGWHALLILGLIASYRIADVVMGVMANPFYVDMGFSKTEIATVTKVYGVIMTLAGAAVGGVLVSRFGTLRILMLGALLTAGTNLLFALMSQLGPDVRLLTVIISLDNLSAGIATAAFITYLSSLTNVAFSATQYALFSSVMLLLPKFVAGFSGLVVDAIGYAGFFTGTAALGLPVLVLIAVVARRVPAQHRRLE, translated from the coding sequence ATTCTCGCCCGGGTTCTGAAATGGCAGCAAAGCCTGTCGCTCTACACCGAGCGGCGGGTGCTGATCATGCTGGCGCTGGGGTTTTCTTCCGGTCTGCCGCTGCTGCTGGTGTTCGGTACCCTGTCATTCTGGCTGCGGGAGGCCGGCGTCAGTCGCACCAGCATCGGCTTTTTCAGCTGGGTGGCGCTGGCCTACGGGGTGAAGTGGCTGTGGTCGCCGCTGGTGGACAGGCTGCCGCTGCCGCTGTTGTCCCGCTGGCTGGGGCGGCGGCGCGGCTGGATGCTGTTCTCCCAGGGCATCATCATGGCGGCGCTGACGGGCATGGCCCTGTCCGATCCCACCACGGATCTCGCCCAACTGGCGCTGTTCGCCCTGGCGGTGGCCTTTGCATCCGCCACCCAGGACATCGTCATCGACGCCTACCGCATCGAATCGGCCCCGGAACGGCTGCAGGGGGCGCTGGCCGCCGCCTACATGACCGGTTACCGGCTGGCAATGATACTGGCGGGCGCCGGGGCGCTGGCCATCGCCGCCTGGGCCGGGTCCGACACCGGCTATAACATGACAGGCTGGCAAACCGCCTACCTGGCCATGGCCGGCTGCATGCTGGTGGGGGTGATCACCTGTTTGCTGCTGCACGAACCCGACGTGGATCTGGGCGCGCAGCAGCGCTCACAGCAGGAGCACCGCGCCCGGCTGGTCACCGCCGGCTGGCCCGGCTGGCTGGCGGGGCTGATGGCCTTTGGCAAAAGTGCCGTGGTGGCCCCCTTTGCCGATTTTATCGGGCGCTTTGGCTGGCACGCCCTGTTGATCCTGGGGTTGATCGCCAGCTACCGCATTGCCGACGTGGTGATGGGGGTGATGGCCAATCCGTTTTACGTGGACATGGGCTTTTCCAAGACCGAAATCGCCACCGTCACCAAGGTGTATGGGGTGATCATGACCCTGGCCGGAGCCGCCGTGGGCGGTGTACTGGTCAGCCGCTTTGGCACCCTGCGCATTCTGATGCTGGGCGCCCTGCTCACCGCCGGCACCAACCTGCTGTTTGCACTGATGAGCCAGCTGGGCCCGGACGTGCGCCTGTTGACGGTGATCATTTCGCTCGACAACCTGAGCGCCGGCATTGCCACCGCCGCCTTTATCACCTATCTGTCGAGCCTGACCAACGTGGCCTTTTCCGCCACCCAGTACGCCCTGTTCAGCTCGGTGATGCTGCTGCTGCCCAAGTTCGTAGCCGGCTTTTCGGGCCTGGTGGTGGACGCCATCGGCTACGCCGGCTTCTTTACCGGCACCGCCGCACTGGGTTTGCCGGTGCTGGTGCTGATTGCGGTGGTTGCCCGACGGGTGCCGGCTCAACACCGTAGGTTGGAATAA
- a CDS encoding YajQ family cyclic di-GMP-binding protein — MPSFDIVSEVEMNEVRNAVENANRELATRYDFRGVEASFELNDNKVKLAADAELQLQQMRDMLRGALIKRGIDVRVLDAGSIVRSGKRHVQEMSFLQGIDSALAKKLVKKIKDSKIKVQASIQGEQLRVTGKKRDDLQQVMAMLRAEEQEQPLQFNNFRD, encoded by the coding sequence ATGCCCTCTTTTGATATTGTTTCCGAAGTGGAAATGAACGAAGTACGTAACGCCGTCGAAAACGCCAACCGCGAGCTGGCCACCCGCTATGATTTTCGTGGCGTGGAAGCCAGTTTTGAACTCAACGACAACAAGGTAAAGCTGGCCGCCGATGCCGAGCTGCAACTGCAGCAGATGCGGGACATGCTGCGGGGGGCCCTGATCAAGCGGGGCATAGACGTTCGCGTGCTGGATGCGGGCAGCATTGTACGTTCGGGCAAGCGCCATGTGCAGGAAATGAGCTTTCTTCAGGGCATTGACAGTGCCTTGGCGAAGAAGCTGGTCAAGAAGATCAAGGACAGCAAAATCAAGGTGCAGGCGTCCATTCAGGGCGAGCAGCTGCGGGTGACCGGCAAGAAGCGCGACGATCTGCAGCAGGTTATGGCCATGCTGCGCGCCGAAGAGCAGGAGCAGCCCCTGCAGTTCAACAACTTTAGGGATTAA
- a CDS encoding ketopantoate reductase family protein, whose protein sequence is MREWTILGAGALGCTFAALLTAKHRPVSLLLSERHRRHFHPALEFIALNERRRLVSTHPRHAEQATGIECLLVMTKAYQVLPALNNLRGLPADTPIILLHNGMGVAEAVARAFPHNPLLAGVTSHGALKEGPWQVRHTGKGETWLGPVNDKGRAFAHLLKPLADALGHAEWSEDIVSLQHRKLAINAVINPLTACHHIRNGQLHEPRFADVLNQLAEEVHAVLTRLGETETLAQFLRRLNSVIGLTATNYSSMHQDLAHGRPTEIDYITGYVLKHAEDLPVPVCRQLYNEVKKQGG, encoded by the coding sequence ATGCGCGAGTGGACCATATTGGGGGCCGGAGCCCTGGGCTGCACCTTTGCCGCCCTGCTGACGGCAAAACACCGGCCGGTGTCGTTGTTGCTGAGTGAACGGCACCGGCGCCATTTTCATCCGGCACTGGAATTTATCGCCCTTAACGAGCGCCGCCGGCTGGTAAGCACTCACCCCCGCCATGCCGAGCAGGCCACCGGCATCGAGTGCCTGCTGGTCATGACCAAGGCCTATCAGGTGCTGCCCGCCCTGAACAACCTGCGTGGCCTGCCTGCCGACACTCCCATCATACTGCTGCACAACGGCATGGGCGTGGCCGAGGCGGTGGCCCGCGCCTTTCCCCACAACCCGCTGCTGGCGGGCGTCACCAGCCATGGTGCCCTCAAGGAAGGCCCCTGGCAGGTGCGTCACACCGGCAAGGGCGAAACCTGGCTGGGGCCGGTCAACGACAAGGGCAGAGCGTTTGCCCACCTGCTCAAGCCCCTGGCCGACGCTTTGGGGCATGCCGAGTGGAGCGAAGACATTGTCTCGCTGCAGCATCGCAAGCTCGCCATCAACGCCGTGATCAACCCCCTCACCGCCTGCCACCATATTCGCAACGGCCAGCTGCACGAGCCCCGCTTTGCCGACGTGCTCAACCAGCTGGCCGAGGAGGTACACGCGGTGCTGACCCGGCTGGGGGAAACCGAGACCCTGGCGCAGTTTCTGCGCCGGCTTAACAGCGTGATTGGGCTGACCGCCACCAATTATTCCTCCATGCACCAGGATCTGGCCCACGGCCGCCCCACCGAGATCGACTACATCACGGGTTATGTGCTGAAACATGCGGAAGACTTACCGGTGCCGGTGTGCCGGCAGTTGTATAACGAGGTGAAAAAACAGGGCGGGTAA
- the thiI gene encoding tRNA uracil 4-sulfurtransferase ThiI encodes MKFIIKLHPEITIKSKSVRQRMSKILSGNIRNTLKPLDETVKVRADWDKLVVRSNNNDEDSRRMLIEALACIPGIQSFLEVVEYKVSSMDDILEHTQAMFGDQLAGKTFCVRAKRRGKQEFSSLDVERYVGGGLNQRCETGGVKLKQPDVQINLELDDDKLYLVSEQHAGMGGFPIATQESVLSLMSGGYDSGVSSYQFIKRGSRVHYCFFNLGGREHEAGVREVVHFLWKKYGASHRVKFISVPFEGVVTEILEKIDKGHMGVVLKRMMMRAGAAVAERLAINALVTGESMGQVSSQTVTNLNVIDRVTDTLILRPLIATDKQDIIDQARAIGTAAYAEKMPEYCGVISQKPTIKAVLSKVEEEEANFDFGVLDTAVQASFVEDVRDLGKVWEVPEVEFSEQASEEEVILDIRAPEEEELSPLEVDGHKVMHLPFFRLAHQFGELDQNKTYLLYCARGVMSRLQAIHLKEQGFDNVKVYKP; translated from the coding sequence ATGAAATTTATCATCAAGCTTCATCCTGAAATTACCATCAAGAGCAAGTCGGTGCGCCAGCGCATGAGCAAGATTCTCTCCGGCAATATTCGCAACACCCTCAAGCCCCTGGATGAGACCGTCAAGGTGCGTGCCGACTGGGACAAGCTGGTGGTGCGCAGCAACAACAACGACGAAGACAGCCGCCGCATGCTGATTGAGGCGCTGGCCTGTATTCCCGGCATTCAGTCGTTTCTGGAGGTGGTGGAATACAAGGTGTCGTCGATGGACGACATTCTCGAGCATACCCAGGCCATGTTCGGCGACCAGCTGGCCGGCAAGACCTTTTGCGTGCGCGCCAAGCGCCGGGGCAAGCAGGAGTTCAGCTCGCTGGACGTGGAACGCTATGTGGGCGGCGGCCTGAATCAGCGTTGCGAGACCGGCGGCGTCAAGCTCAAGCAGCCCGATGTGCAGATCAACCTGGAGCTGGACGACGACAAGCTGTACCTGGTGAGTGAGCAGCACGCCGGCATGGGTGGCTTTCCCATCGCCACCCAGGAAAGCGTGCTCAGCCTGATGTCGGGCGGCTACGACTCCGGCGTGTCGTCCTACCAGTTCATCAAGCGCGGCAGCCGGGTGCATTACTGCTTCTTCAACCTGGGCGGGCGCGAACACGAGGCCGGGGTGCGCGAGGTGGTGCACTTTTTGTGGAAGAAATACGGCGCGTCGCACCGGGTCAAGTTTATCTCCGTGCCCTTTGAGGGCGTGGTAACCGAGATCCTGGAAAAGATCGACAAGGGCCACATGGGCGTGGTGCTTAAGCGCATGATGATGCGCGCCGGTGCCGCCGTAGCCGAGCGTCTGGCCATCAACGCCCTGGTCACCGGTGAGTCCATGGGACAGGTATCGAGCCAGACCGTGACCAACCTCAACGTCATCGATCGGGTGACCGACACCCTGATCCTGCGCCCGCTGATCGCCACCGATAAGCAGGATATCATCGATCAGGCCAGGGCCATCGGCACCGCCGCCTATGCGGAAAAAATGCCGGAATACTGCGGTGTGATTTCCCAGAAGCCCACCATCAAGGCGGTGCTGAGCAAGGTGGAAGAAGAGGAAGCCAATTTTGACTTCGGCGTGCTCGACACCGCGGTGCAGGCGTCGTTTGTGGAAGACGTGCGCGATCTGGGCAAGGTATGGGAGGTGCCGGAAGTGGAATTCAGTGAACAGGCCAGCGAGGAAGAGGTGATCCTCGACATTCGTGCCCCCGAGGAAGAAGAGCTATCGCCGCTGGAAGTGGACGGCCACAAGGTGATGCACCTGCCGTTTTTCCGCCTGGCCCATCAGTTTGGCGAGCTGGATCAGAACAAGACCTATCTGCTGTATTGCGCCCGGGGTGTGATGAGCCGGCTGCAGGCCATTCACCTGAAAGAGCAGGGCTTTGACAATGTAAAGGTATACAAGCCCTGA
- a CDS encoding flagellar motor protein MotB, which translates to MAKKSKPQPAGAPAWMATFADLATILMSFFVLLLAFAEMDVLKFKQIAGSMKYAFGVQNQIEVTEIPKGTSVIALEFRPGRPEPTPISTVMQHTTDSTLTELDFQPGESERASGQSREDGNMSGSQQPDMPQTSAESVSLAQALAEQLSSAIEQDAIEIEALGQQVVIRIRENASFPAGSAFLQPQFWPVIRLIGDLVKNVPGEILVSGHSDDINSGHELFSSNWELSTQRALAVADQLRRTQGFDDARMIVMGLADTKPLVANDSAENRRRNRRVEITISQGKPVYTEPLEAVPPGTP; encoded by the coding sequence GTGGCCAAAAAGAGCAAGCCACAGCCGGCCGGCGCGCCCGCCTGGATGGCGACCTTTGCCGATCTGGCCACCATTCTGATGAGCTTTTTCGTGTTGCTGCTGGCCTTTGCCGAGATGGACGTGCTCAAGTTCAAGCAGATCGCCGGCAGCATGAAATATGCCTTTGGGGTGCAGAACCAGATTGAGGTCACCGAAATTCCCAAGGGCACCTCGGTCATCGCCCTGGAATTTCGCCCCGGCCGGCCCGAGCCCACGCCCATCAGCACCGTCATGCAGCACACCACCGATTCCACCCTCACCGAGCTGGACTTTCAGCCCGGCGAGTCGGAGCGGGCATCGGGCCAGAGCCGGGAAGACGGCAACATGAGCGGCAGCCAGCAGCCCGACATGCCCCAGACCAGCGCCGAGTCGGTGAGTCTGGCCCAGGCCCTGGCCGAGCAACTGAGCAGTGCCATTGAGCAGGACGCCATTGAAATCGAGGCCCTGGGGCAGCAGGTGGTGATCCGCATTCGTGAAAACGCCTCTTTTCCCGCCGGCTCGGCGTTTTTGCAGCCCCAGTTCTGGCCGGTGATTCGGCTGATTGGCGACCTGGTGAAGAATGTGCCCGGCGAGATCCTGGTGTCCGGCCATTCCGATGACATTAACAGCGGTCACGAGCTGTTCAGCTCCAACTGGGAGCTGTCCACCCAGCGGGCGCTGGCGGTGGCGGATCAGCTCAGGCGCACTCAGGGGTTTGATGACGCCCGCATGATCGTCATGGGCCTGGCCGACACCAAGCCGCTGGTGGCCAACGACAGCGCCGAAAACCGCCGCCGCAACCGGCGGGTGGAAATCACCATTTCCCAGGGCAAACCGGTGTATACCGAGCCCCTGGAGGCGGTGCCGCCCGGCACTCCCTGA